From Clostridia bacterium, one genomic window encodes:
- the tilS gene encoding tRNA lysidine(34) synthetase TilS, whose protein sequence is MKKLVATVRETIEKYQLIQPQELVIASVSGGPDSLTMLHVLKKLSPQFAFSLHVVHFDHTLRGREGALEAAWVKDIAAEWGLPCTLIKMPVAAFAEKRGLSIQEAGHLLRREHLKTLLKEIGAHKVALGHQADDQAETVLMHFLVGAGLEGLQGLTPRNGPLIRPLLFVYREAIETYCQQNKLEPRRDPSNLENVYLRNRIRNQIIPWLENELNPNLVATLNRTAVILQAEAHYLRREALQLASQLISSTEKGISLSLKDWSKLHLSMQRRLILLAYQQLTKRQGVAFFHVERIVNFVYDGGVGKVLQLPGKINVEKSYETLVFYRQTAVRSPHITCRALEIPGETFFPEIGQKIVAEIVKGLPGKSEKNKVYLPWEKVRQGLYGRSRKAGDRFSFPGLVGRKRVKDFLREQKIPHDRRDLVLLITTTDQIVWLPGLAITQSCLEKSDSGKYLCLKINQRNP, encoded by the coding sequence ATGAAGAAATTAGTAGCGACCGTTCGGGAAACTATAGAAAAATATCAATTAATTCAGCCTCAAGAATTAGTGATTGCTTCAGTTTCCGGGGGCCCGGATTCTTTAACAATGCTGCATGTTTTAAAAAAATTAAGTCCGCAGTTTGCCTTTAGTTTACATGTAGTTCATTTTGACCATACCTTGCGTGGTCGGGAAGGGGCTTTGGAGGCGGCCTGGGTAAAAGATATTGCTGCAGAGTGGGGTTTACCATGTACGCTAATTAAAATGCCTGTAGCTGCTTTTGCCGAAAAAAGAGGATTATCTATTCAGGAAGCCGGACATTTATTGAGAAGGGAGCACTTGAAAACATTGTTGAAGGAAATTGGTGCTCATAAAGTTGCTCTCGGACATCAGGCTGATGATCAAGCGGAAACAGTTTTAATGCATTTTTTAGTTGGGGCGGGTTTGGAAGGATTGCAGGGTTTGACACCGCGAAATGGGCCTTTAATCAGACCCTTATTATTTGTTTACCGTGAGGCTATTGAAACTTATTGTCAGCAAAACAAGTTAGAGCCACGGCGTGATCCCAGTAATTTAGAAAATGTTTATTTACGAAATCGAATTCGCAATCAAATTATTCCCTGGTTGGAAAATGAGCTTAATCCTAATTTAGTGGCAACTCTTAACCGTACTGCCGTTATTTTACAAGCCGAAGCCCATTATTTACGACGAGAAGCATTACAATTGGCCTCTCAACTTATTTCTTCCACTGAAAAGGGAATCTCTCTTTCATTGAAAGATTGGTCAAAACTGCATTTAAGTATGCAGCGGCGTTTGATTTTGTTAGCATATCAACAATTAACTAAAAGACAGGGAGTGGCTTTTTTTCATGTAGAACGAATTGTTAATTTTGTGTATGATGGTGGGGTAGGAAAAGTATTACAGCTTCCGGGAAAAATTAATGTAGAAAAAAGTTATGAGACACTTGTTTTTTATCGACAAACTGCTGTCAGATCCCCTCACATTACTTGCCGGGCTTTAGAAATTCCCGGTGAAACTTTTTTTCCGGAAATCGGTCAAAAAATAGTGGCTGAAATTGTGAAGGGTTTGCCTGGTAAAAGTGAAAAAAATAAAGTTTATTTACCATGGGAAAAAGTAAGGCAAGGTCTTTATGGACGTTCCCGTAAAGCAGGTGACCGTTTTTCTTTTCCGGGGTTGGTAGGTAGAAAAAGGGTTAAAGATTTTTTGCGTGAACAAAAAATACCACATGATCGTAGGGATTTGGTGCTTTTAATTACCACAACTGACCAAATTGTTTGGCTGCCGGGTTTGGCTATTACTCAAAGTTGTTTAGAAAAAAGTGATTCCGGGAAATATTTATGTTTAAAAATAAATCAAAGAAATCCCTGA